The genomic DNA CTCATCGAGCTTTCAAAAATTGACAAGGCTATAGACAGTTATACTCCGCAGCTTGAAGCAGCAAATAAAAAAGTTGCAAAAGTAGAAAAGAAGATCAATGCTGCACAGGAAGAACTTGATACACTCAATGCAAGTATCGTTGAAAATGATGCAAAAGTAAAAACATTTGAAGAGCAGCTTACCATGCTGAATGAACAATTGGCTTCAAATGCTAAAAAATCTAAAGATATCACTACAGAAAAAGAGATGAAAGCACTCTCTTTGGAAGAAGATATCGCCAAAGAGAAGATGACTTTTGCCAATGAAGAGATCGAAAGACTCCAGAAGATCAATGAAACGACAGCATTGCTTGTAGAAGAAGCGAAGGCAAAAGTAGAAGCATTGGCTGCAGAAGCAGAAGCGGTCAATGAAGTGGTGTCTGTAGAAAAAGCAGAGATCGAAAAAAACAAGGGTGAACTTTTTGTTGAGAGAGAAAAACTCAGTAGAGATCTTGAACAGAAAGTACTTGCATTTTATGAGAAGATCCGTATTTGGGCAGGGAACACCGCAGTGGTTCCTGTGAAGAAACAGGCATGTTACGGATGTTATATGAAGCTCAATGACAAAACGTATTCAGAAGTGATCAAAGCAGAGGAGATCTGTAATTGTCCACACTGTGGTAGAATTCTCTATATAGAGAGTGTTACGGAAGAAGCATAAGCGATGTACTATGGAGAAACTTTTCTTTTTTCTCTATAGTGTTCTCTCTTTTTTCCTCTATCTACTTGCCCTTCCTCTTTTAGCATTATTCTCTTTTAAAACCAAGTATAAAGATTCGCTGCCCGCAAGATTTTTCTTACGGAACAACAAGCCTTTAAAACCTGACGGTATCTGGTTTCACTCTTGCAGTTTCGGAGAAGCAAAAGCCATCAGATCTTTAGTGGAGAGTCTACCTCAAGAGAGTCTGCGTATGAGTACAACCACGCATACGGGCTTTAAAGTGATAGAGGAGTATACGCAAGAGAGCAGATATCTGCCTTTTGAACCTCTGCTTTTTCGCTGGCTGAAACCGCAAAAGGCATTGGTAGTGATGGAAGCGGAGTTTTGGTATCTTCTTTTTACACTGGCGCAGCGCAGAGGGGCTAAAACCTTACTGATCAATGCACGTATGAGTGACAGGTCTTTCCCCAGGTACAAAAAGATAGGGTGGCTCTACAGAGAGATCTTTAAGCACATCGATGAAGTGTACGCACAAACAGCCAAAGATAAAGAGCGTTTGGAGTCTCTAGGCGCAAAGAATGTAGTGGTTACGGGTAATATTAAGCTGGCACATTTGCCTGCTGTCACCAAAGAAATCCAAAAACCTTCCAGTCTGGTTGTCTGTGGGGCGAGTACACATGAGGGGGAAGAGGCACTGATCATGGATGCCTTTGTCGCATTGAAAAAGGAACATCCTGAAGCCGTTATGCTTTTGGTACCGCGCCATCCGGAACGTTTTGACAAAGTGGCTAAAATGATGGAAGCGTATGCTGACAGGTATCAGTTCACGGCACAGCGTTATTCCCAAAATGAAGTGCTGGGCTCTGATATGATCTTAGTCGATGTTCTGGGAGAACTGGTCAATCTGTATGCCGTCAGTGACATTGTGATACTTGGCGGGGCATTTGAACCTATAGGCGGGCATAATGCGGCAGAGGCAGCACAGTTTGGTTGTAAGATCATCTCAGGAGAACACTACTTCAACCAAAAAGATATTTTTGATGCCATTGAGGGTATCGCAGTTGTAGAGGCATCCAATCTTTCAAGAAGATTGCTGCAGCATGGATTGCTTAAACCCACCAAGATAAAAAGCAAGAGTGACATCACACGTATCACTGAGAGCTTAGAGCGTGTTTTATAATATAGAAGATGACACCGTCAGTTTACGGATCAAGGCACAACCCAATGCCAGTAAGAACGAATTTTGTGAAGTGTACGATAATGATGCCATCAAGATACGGATCAAAGCACCAGCAGTAGAAGGTGCAGCAAACAAAGAGTTAGTAAAATTTCTTGCAAAAAGTTTTAAAGTTTCAAAAAGTGATATACTTTTTAAAACAGGGCAACATAGCAAGATAAAAATAGTGGCATTCCCACTGAATGATAAATTTAAAGATTGGATAGAAGAAAATGGCTACAGATAAAGCATATAAAGTCCTTGCAATGGCAAAGGGTATTTCAAACAACAAAGCAAAAGAACTGATAGACAGAGGACTGGTCTATGTGGAAGATAAAAAAGTAAAGATCGCCAGAGCGGAGATACGCACAGATACGGTCTTCCGTATAGAGTATCCTGAGGATATAGAGATACTCTACGAAGATGAAGATATCATTGCCGTGAACAAACCGGCACAGGTGGACAGCTATGAGATCCAGGATTCCATAGCAGGTGCGGAACTTCTTCACAGACTTGACAGAGATACATCGGGTGTACTGCTCTTAGGAAAGAACAGGGAATTCATAGAACGTGCCATTAAAGAGTTCAAGAACCGTAAAGTGGAAAAACATTATGTGGCATGGGTCGAGGGTGTACTGTATGAAAAGGTGGAGATAGACGAACCTATCTTTACGGTAAAAAAAGGGAAAGCCTTCTCTATGATAGACCCGGTACGCGGTAAAAAAGCACATACTGTGGTCAAACCCGAAGAGATCCAGGGTAAAAAATCCAAAGTCCATATAGAGATCACGACGGGAAGAACACACCAGATCCGTGTACATCTTGCACATATAGGACATCCTATTGTAGGGGATGAGCAGTATGGGAGCCGTACGCAATCAAAACGTATCCTTTTACACTCTGCTAAAATGAAATTACTGGACTATGAGTTCAATGCTGCAGAGCCCAAAGACATCGCGAGATATAAGTAAATCTTCGATAAAATCGCAACATTATATAGAGAAAAAAGAGAAAAAATAAGGTAAGAAATGTTTGATACTTTAACCGACAGTTTTAAAAATGCCATAGGCAAAATTCGTTTTCATGATGATGAAAAAGCACTTAAAAAAGCTACTGCTGAACTTAAGAAATCACTGTTAAAAGCAGATGTTCACCATAAAGTAGTGAAAGAGCTCATTTCGAGCGTAGAGCTTGAGACCAAGCAAAACGGTGTAGGTAAAGACAACTTCCTCAAAGCACTGCAAACTAAACTTACCGATATTTTAACGATAGAGGGTGCACCTAAAGGTTTCACTTTTGCTTCTAAACCGCCAACTGTGGTTCTGATGATAGGTCTACAAGGGTCTGGTAAAACAACGACGACGGGTAAATTGGCCTATTTCCTTAAAGAACAGAAAAAGAAAAAGGTGATGGTCATTGCAGCCGACCTTCAGAGACTTGCAGCGGTTGAACAACTCAGACAGATCACTTCACAGATCGAAGTAGAATTGGTAGCGGATGAGAATGCCACACCTGTCGAGATCGTTAAACAGGGTCTTGCAAAGGCAGAGAAAGAGCTTTATGATGTGGTGCTTATAGATACCGCGGGACGTTTGGCTATCGATGAAGAGCTGATGGATGAGCTGGCAGAGGTGAAGAAGGTAGCAGAACCAGATGAACTTTTCTATGTGGCTGATGCGATGACAGGTCAGGATGCGGTCAGAACAGCACAAACGTTTAAAGAGAAGATAGGGATCACCGGTGTGGTACTTTCCAAGTTTGATGGTGACTCTAAAGGTGGTGTTGCACTTGGGCTTACAGAGCAGGTAGGTGTTCCGCTTCGTTTCATCGGTGCAGGTGAAAAGATGCCGGATCTTGAGCAGTTCATTTCAGACAGGATCGTAAGCCGTCTGATGGGTGCAGGAGATGTGGAATCATTGGCAGAAAAAGCAGCAGCTGCCATCGACCCTAAAGAGGCAAAAAGATTCACACAGAAGATCAAAAAAGGTCAGTTCAATTTCAATGATTTCCTCGCACAAATGGAACAGATGAAAAAGCTTGGAAGCATGAAGTCCATTATGGGAATGATCCCTGGTATGGGGAATATGGCAAAACAGATAGGTGATATGGACCTGGAGAACTCTGATGAGATCAAAATGATCAAAGCAATGGTCTCTTCTATGACACCTAAAGAGAGAGAAGATCCGGATCTTCTTACCAATACGCGTAAGAGACGTTTGGCAGCAGGTGCCGGACTTGATCAGGTACAGGTGAACCGTGTACTGAAGCAGTTTAAAAATGCAGCAAAGATGGCGAAAAAGTTATCCGGGAAAGGTGGCATGAAGCAGATGCAGGACATGATGGCAAAAATGCAGGGCGGCGGTTTCCCAGGTGGCCCACGCTAAGGTATACTAGGCTTCTGTATGAATCAACTACAATGCCTACCTTTATACGTGAGCATACCATAACGTTTAATAAAATATTTATAATTTTTATGGTAGAATCGCGTTCCAAAAAGAATTTACGAAGTGTTGATGAGTGTTTTAGTCATTAAAAAACAGTTGTCAGTACTTGTAACGAGAATGCATACCTTTTCCTCGAGATAGGCATTACAACAAATGAAAAAAACAAAGGATACAAAATGACAGTGATCAGAATGACAAGAATGGGTAGAAAGAAAAAGCCATTTTACAGAATCGTAGTAACAGACAGCAGAAAAAGAAGAGACGGTGGTTGGATCGAATCAATCGGTCACTATAACCCGGTAAGTGTAAACAAAGATCTTACACTTGACGAAGAGAGATTGAACTACTGGTTAAGTGTTGGTGCACAAATGAGCCCAACAGTAAAAAGACTAGCAGGTAAAAAATAGTCTGAATGGTTAAAGATTTCCTGCTCTCATATACCAAGCTTTTGGTAAACAACCCTGAAGATATCTCTATAGAGATATCAGAGGTTGATGAGGGTTTCGATGAGATCACTATCTTTGCGAACAGTGAAGATATAGGTAAACTTATCGGTAAAGAGGGAAGAATGATCAATGCTATTAAGACAGTCATCTCCGGCTGTAAAGCAAAAGGCGGTAAAAACTACCGCGTAAATGTTAAAGCTTCAAAGTAACAATCCATGTCCAATGACAACTTTTTTATCGCTCAAATAGGGCGGACCATCGGACTTTGGGGTGACCTTAAATTTCATCTTCATACAGATTTTCCAGAACAATTTAAAGTAGGCCAGACCTATAAAAGTGATCGTGGAGAGCTTACGATTTCTGATATCAATCACAAACGCGGTACGATCCGTTTCAGAGGATACGAAAGTGTGGATTCTGCCAAAAAACTGACCAATGCAAAACTCTATACTAATGAAGCACAAACGAAAGAGAATTGTGAACTGGATGAAGGTCAATACTTTTGGTTTGATGTGATCGGATGCAGCGTCAAACAGGATGATGAAGTGTTGGGTGTGGTAGAGGATATCCAACGTATGGCTGAGACAGACTACCTTTCTGTAAAAACGGATACTGTTTTGGTGGAAGCAGGGTTATCTAAACACTTCTTACTTCCGTACATAGAACGTTACATTATTAAAGTCGATACAGAAGAGAAGATCGTCTATACGAAAGATGCCAAAGACATTTTAGAGGCGAGTTGACACGATGCATTTCTCTTTTGTCACACTTTTCCCGGAGCTTATCAAAGGGTATTTCTCTGAAAGCATCTTGAAGCGTGCTATTGAGGATGAAAAGATCTCTATCGATTTTTACAATCCGCGTGATTTCACCACAGATAAACATAAACGCGTCGATGCACCCATGATAGGTGGAGGTGCAGGTATGCTTATGACACCTCAACCCTTGATGGATACGCTTAATAAGATCAAAGAGGTATCCCCAAAAGCACATGTAGTGTTTGTCTCCCCGGTGGCAAAACCTTTTACACAAAACGATGCAAGGCGTTTAGCAAAGAAAGAGCATGT from Sulfurovum xiamenensis includes the following:
- a CDS encoding zinc ribbon domain-containing protein — encoded protein: MNKHLKELIELSKIDKAIDSYTPQLEAANKKVAKVEKKINAAQEELDTLNASIVENDAKVKTFEEQLTMLNEQLASNAKKSKDITTEKEMKALSLEEDIAKEKMTFANEEIERLQKINETTALLVEEAKAKVEALAAEAEAVNEVVSVEKAEIEKNKGELFVEREKLSRDLEQKVLAFYEKIRIWAGNTAVVPVKKQACYGCYMKLNDKTYSEVIKAEEICNCPHCGRILYIESVTEEA
- the waaA gene encoding lipid IV(A) 3-deoxy-D-manno-octulosonic acid transferase; translated protein: MEKLFFFLYSVLSFFLYLLALPLLALFSFKTKYKDSLPARFFLRNNKPLKPDGIWFHSCSFGEAKAIRSLVESLPQESLRMSTTTHTGFKVIEEYTQESRYLPFEPLLFRWLKPQKALVVMEAEFWYLLFTLAQRRGAKTLLINARMSDRSFPRYKKIGWLYREIFKHIDEVYAQTAKDKERLESLGAKNVVVTGNIKLAHLPAVTKEIQKPSSLVVCGASTHEGEEALIMDAFVALKKEHPEAVMLLVPRHPERFDKVAKMMEAYADRYQFTAQRYSQNEVLGSDMILVDVLGELVNLYAVSDIVILGGAFEPIGGHNAAEAAQFGCKIISGEHYFNQKDIFDAIEGIAVVEASNLSRRLLQHGLLKPTKIKSKSDITRITESLERVL
- a CDS encoding DUF167 domain-containing protein, with translation MFYNIEDDTVSLRIKAQPNASKNEFCEVYDNDAIKIRIKAPAVEGAANKELVKFLAKSFKVSKSDILFKTGQHSKIKIVAFPLNDKFKDWIEENGYR
- a CDS encoding RluA family pseudouridine synthase, translating into MATDKAYKVLAMAKGISNNKAKELIDRGLVYVEDKKVKIARAEIRTDTVFRIEYPEDIEILYEDEDIIAVNKPAQVDSYEIQDSIAGAELLHRLDRDTSGVLLLGKNREFIERAIKEFKNRKVEKHYVAWVEGVLYEKVEIDEPIFTVKKGKAFSMIDPVRGKKAHTVVKPEEIQGKKSKVHIEITTGRTHQIRVHLAHIGHPIVGDEQYGSRTQSKRILLHSAKMKLLDYEFNAAEPKDIARYK
- the ffh gene encoding signal recognition particle protein is translated as MFDTLTDSFKNAIGKIRFHDDEKALKKATAELKKSLLKADVHHKVVKELISSVELETKQNGVGKDNFLKALQTKLTDILTIEGAPKGFTFASKPPTVVLMIGLQGSGKTTTTGKLAYFLKEQKKKKVMVIAADLQRLAAVEQLRQITSQIEVELVADENATPVEIVKQGLAKAEKELYDVVLIDTAGRLAIDEELMDELAEVKKVAEPDELFYVADAMTGQDAVRTAQTFKEKIGITGVVLSKFDGDSKGGVALGLTEQVGVPLRFIGAGEKMPDLEQFISDRIVSRLMGAGDVESLAEKAAAAIDPKEAKRFTQKIKKGQFNFNDFLAQMEQMKKLGSMKSIMGMIPGMGNMAKQIGDMDLENSDEIKMIKAMVSSMTPKEREDPDLLTNTRKRRLAAGAGLDQVQVNRVLKQFKNAAKMAKKLSGKGGMKQMQDMMAKMQGGGFPGGPR
- the rpsP gene encoding 30S ribosomal protein S16 — its product is MTVIRMTRMGRKKKPFYRIVVTDSRKRRDGGWIESIGHYNPVSVNKDLTLDEERLNYWLSVGAQMSPTVKRLAGKK
- a CDS encoding KH domain-containing protein, which produces MVKDFLLSYTKLLVNNPEDISIEISEVDEGFDEITIFANSEDIGKLIGKEGRMINAIKTVISGCKAKGGKNYRVNVKASK
- the rimM gene encoding ribosome maturation factor RimM (Essential for efficient processing of 16S rRNA), giving the protein MSNDNFFIAQIGRTIGLWGDLKFHLHTDFPEQFKVGQTYKSDRGELTISDINHKRGTIRFRGYESVDSAKKLTNAKLYTNEAQTKENCELDEGQYFWFDVIGCSVKQDDEVLGVVEDIQRMAETDYLSVKTDTVLVEAGLSKHFLLPYIERYIIKVDTEEKIVYTKDAKDILEAS